The genomic segment ATTAAAACGGTCACCGAAAACACCAAAATTAAGGTAAATATCCTCTAATAATTTCACAGAATCTAATGTACAACCCAGAATAATCAATATTCTATGGACAAGCTGCATCTCTATTTTTTTCGACCCCACAAACTTAGAACAACACCTTTATGCGGGTGAAGGGCAAAGTACAATTGAGCACCTACAGGATGCGCTCCCGTGAGCTCAAAGTAGCAGATGAATTCCTGGCGCATGTCAAATCTTTACCTTTGCAATACGAGAAGGGAATTTATTTTGCCTTCCTGGAGGACTATGGAACCCATTACACAAAAAATGGGAAAACCGGCGGTGAATACGAATTGATCTATGTCCTCGACCATGACACCATTAAGCAAAGAAGTATGTCTATTTGAAATAATTCTTTTCTGCTATGAAGCTTCTTCAGCCTTATGGTATGTTGATTAAATACAAGTGATAAGCACTAATTATCTATACTTTATTGTTCTTGCAGATATGACGCAGAGAGAAGTTCAAGAGTGCGTCACATTAGGCATTGAAGGAGGCCTCAGTTCCATACATACGACGGACAGTTTAAGCGGACACTATAAGCCTAAAAATTGtgataataaaacagaaaagaacgAAGGTTTGCATTCCCTGTTTTTCCAGGTTAAATGAACAAAGCTAGCATGCTTGATGATTCTGACTAAATTCCCAAccacttttcacagtttaagtGTATTTGGGTGTTTTACTTCAACTAGTCCGGAAAAAAGAAAACGAAGAAAGGAATGCTGTATGCATGAAACTTAACTGTATTAAAACAGTAAAGTTCAAATCCAAAGTTAAAGTCTAAAACTGAATTTGGAGCGAGTCACTGCACTGATTATGAAAAGTCACTAAAGTTTCCTTTTCTGTTGCCACACAGGTAAGGCTGAAGGAAAAGCTATGGTGGATGAGGTGATGACATCAGTCAAGGGAGGTACCCTACAAAGTGCTGTTAGTATGAGAGCTAAACTAAATAGGGACGGAGTGATGGACATTGCAACATATCAGGAATGGGCCCGGACCATCACAGATGCCCCTGCATTGCTCCACAGTGAGGTACGTATAAAGGTCACAGCAAGGCGAGAGCAAGTTAAACTGAATTACACATACTGTATAAATGTATGTGTTTAtgcgggagttacgttctaaaaataacccgcaataaatgaaatccgcgaagtagccaactttattttttacaattgttatagatgttttaaggctgtaaaacccctcactacacactttatacacttttctcagaaaggcatgaacattttcacacttttctctcttgtttaaactctctcaaagttcaaacctttgtagaaaaataagtccagtattatagaatgaaaccaaaggcacccgcggtccagcacttcagagtcacactgctagtgatcgaagatttatgtaaatttgacaagctgaacgcattctgcactgtacaggagacacggcacgagattgaCTGAccatggtctacagccaatcaggacgcagaacacgatgcgctgtaaaaaaacaaaaagcgtgcaaaattgcacacaaaACAGCGAGGCGCCAAAGGTGAACCgcattatagcgagggaccactgtaatgcCTACATTCTGGGTATTTTACCAGAAAGGATACACAAATTATACAAATGCTTAAAGGTAGGCCTAGCAGAAAAAGGAGGTAACAAGTCAGGTTTTTACatgaaacaacaataaatatgcAGTAAGTATATAGTATAAggcaaaataaaagaataatggACTAATAAAATTCATCATGCACACCAACATAATGAATATTAAATCGATTTCATTAAAAGCTCCTTTGGCCGTAGTATAAAGTGTTACCAAAATCTCTTAAGGGATTGCAGAAATTTGATCTAATGACTGTAATAAAACCAGACTTTTATATTATCTAGGGCTATCATCAGTGTCTTCACTAAACTGGTGACATTAGCTAACTCAATGAATTAGCACAGCATTAATACAGCTAGCTTCTACTACACATATGCCATTTACTTTTCTTCTGGTGCAAACACATGGTTTAAACGTTCTCAACTGTGAATTGCTGTGAAACTTTATACATAAATGTCATCCTTAAAATGAACTGCCATACTCCCTACTCTACACTTTCCCTTTGGGGAATCTTATGTAGACAACAATGTAGTGAGCTCATAGAATTTTTTCAATGCCACTGAACAGTTGCAATGTGATAGATGAGTGTTTACTAAAAAAACTTAATACAGACGTGTGTTTTGTTACACCTCTGACCTAATGGATTACTGACTACCTGACAGGCACACTTCAGTATGTGTGACTGAGCAGTGCTCAGTGTGAGTTGATTATATGTACTACAGAATCTCCACAGAGGACTGTACTGTCTCTGTTTCTGTTCACCTTGTACACCTCAGACTCAAAATACAACTGCGGGGTCATGCCACCTACAGAAATACCCTGACAGTTCTCCAGTGGTTGGATATTATTAGCAGCTGGCGAGAGGAATAGTGCAGTGGGTGATTGTGCAGAGTTTTCTGGGAGGAATCGTCTTCTTCTGAATGTAAATAAGGCGAGAGAAATGGTAATTGACTTCAGATGCATCGGCAGCTACATCGTCCATGTCTATTCTGTTAGaggatcagaatcagaataccttattaatccctaaggaaattatgtgttGATGTGGAGAAGGAGAACAAGTACGTCGGTGTCCACATCATCAATAGGTTCAGATGGAAGACCAAGAAAGGGATGaagaagcttcttttttttttaaactgagatCCTTGAGTGTGTGCAGCCTTAATTGGAGCTTTTCTATCAGTCATAGTTTTGACTTTGCCAAGGCAAAGGCTCAAAGTTTAAAGGCTACTTTGTGTTCACCACTCACTGCTAAAtattagcatgctaacacaacAAATTACGataaatatgaaatgaaaaaatgttaatatattCTAACAAAACTCattctaatatatgttctaatGTATTCTAACATATTGCatatattttgttgtttctggCAGCCAGAGCCCATCCACATGTTAATTCCACTGGAAATCCCAGGCGCTAACTCCAGGATATCAAACTTGAGGCGGGCTACAGCAGAGTATGTGGGAGAATATAATGTATGCAAGTGCAGGCCCTGTCAAAATGGAGGCACTCTTGCTCTGCTGGATGGAAAGTGTATCTGTCTGTGCTCGCAATTGTTTGAAGGCGCCGCTTGCCAGACTTACAAGCGTGATAGAAATAGTGTCCAAGGTAAGACTAAACAGTTGTTTTCTCAATGCAACCCAACTTCAACAAACGTTGGGATGCTAAGTAAATGCTAAATAAAAGCAGATTTCGATGATTTGCAAATttcataaacccatattttagtCACAGAATGTagataagataaaaaaaaaaattgaggcaGAAACTGGGACACAATTCAATATTGGATGCCTCAGCTCTTTAGACAATCAGGCGGCACTGAAACATAGTTTTCTGCgccatccacaaatgcaggttaaagctcttTTGTGCACAGAAGAAGCCATATGTGAATATGATCCGGAAACACTGCTGTCTTCTTTGGGACAAAGATTACTTAAAATGGACTGAGACAAATCAGAAAAGTGTTCTGTGATCAGATTAATTGATATTTGAAATTCCTTATGGAAAACATGGATGCCACATCAtcctgtcccaacttttttgagatTTGAGATTCAAAACAAGTTCATATTTTTCCATGAAATAGCAAaatttcagtttaaacattttatatgttttctatgttctattgtgaataaaatatgggtttatgagatcTGCAAATAACTGGATTctgatttatttacattttacacagcgtcCCAGCTTTCTTTTTGGAATTGGGATCGTAAATCCTATCATTCTAACAAGGCCTCCTTCATGTTGCTTTAAGTAATTTTCCCTGCATTTGTTAATTTGAAAAATGTGTGCCAGGTACAAGACCGGCTGTTGTTCATGAGGGTAACTGGTCTTGCTGGTCTGCCTGGTCCAACTGCAGTGGAGGGAAACGCACCAGGACACGTGGCTGTAACACAGATGGTGTCCCTGGAGCTGCGTGCAGAGGAGACAGAAACAGCGAAGAGTACTGCTAATAGCAAAAGAACTAATTTAGAgagtttctttctctttctctctcatacATATATGGCACAAACAAAATCTTAAGGCATATTTTTGACATGTCGAGGTGTAAAAAATATGTTATCGGGATCTAAATTAAACATTTAGGTTCAAATGgtctttgtctttctctgtAACAGTGTGCATCTTTCAGCTTTGCTTCACTCAGATAGCGTTGGGTGAATTATATTAATGGGCTAATAGCTCATCTTTAAACACATGTGGCCACATTCCATCTGGCTGTACCGTGCAAATAAGAACCAGATGAGTAGAAGGCAACTGGGTGGAAAGAAAACTGACAACTGAGGACAAATAGAGACCGTCAGTGGACAGAGACGagagatttggaggtgctggtCATACAGCAAACATAAAGGATGACATATTTCCATTCTACTTTGTTTATATGTAATTAAAAGTCCccaaaatatctttaaaatcttAAAGGATCATAAGCTATTGAATGTGGAActtgaaataaatgtaattcT from the Oreochromis niloticus isolate F11D_XX linkage group LG7, O_niloticus_UMD_NMBU, whole genome shotgun sequence genome contains:
- the c9 gene encoding complement component C9 produces the protein MMRLEVALQLALAGLCLTLALLGEGMANPDPPAVDCAWSRWSGWSSCDPCTKTRRRSRSVEAFGQFGGRACQESIGDREFCVADGECELPPPRACSDSEFQCESGSCIKRRLMCNGDYDCEDGSDEDCETERKPCGSAVLDSNEQGRTAGYGINILGTDPRMNPFNNDYFNGRCDRVRNPNTGTFDRLPWNVGVLNYQTLVEETASKELFENTHSLLREILTEMSVNIDAGLSFKFTPTEVSLSNTSLNFKLESQYEKKSMIKTVTENTKIKNNTFMRVKGKVQLSTYRMRSRELKVADEFLAHVKSLPLQYEKGIYFAFLEDYGTHYTKNGKTGGEYELIYVLDHDTIKQRNMTQREVQECVTLGIEGGLSSIHTTDSLSGHYKPKNCDNKTEKNEGKAEGKAMVDEVMTSVKGGTLQSAVSMRAKLNRDGVMDIATYQEWARTITDAPALLHSEPEPIHMLIPLEIPGANSRISNLRRATAEYVGEYNVCKCRPCQNGGTLALLDGKCICLCSQLFEGAACQTYKRDRNSVQGTRPAVVHEGNWSCWSAWSNCSGGKRTRTRGCNTDGVPGAACRGDRNSEEYC